The Poriferisphaera corsica DNA segment TTCACCCTCGCCCCCGGAAGTGTTGAGTTCGAAACACCGAATCTCTTCATGACCTGAGGTAAGAATTACTTGAAGTAATAATAAAAAAACCACGGCCTTAGGGTCGTGGTTTTTTGTTGGCTCTATCAAAAAAATACATCTAAAAATCCTTGCAGTAATTTAAATGCATATTGCTATAAGCCCGCTTCCAAATTCTGTAATAGACAGTTCACTAAAAGTATCAGTTGGTAAATCACTAAGTAAGTTGTAGTCGTCCATACTCAAATAATCTTTTTCATATACAGTTTCAATCTGAAAAATGCGTAATCGTATAAAATTGTCTAAGTATGTACAGGCTTGCTTTTCATCCACTCCCTCGATCGATCTACATATACTTGAGAAATGTACACCAAAAGAAATTTGGTGAATACCATCCTCTTTATGTCTAATTGTAAATCCATCATTAAACTGGTTTGTCATACTATTTAAAATCAATGCTTCATCCGACGATAACTGCTGCAACACATGCACATACGATGGATGCACTGAATCCGCTCTCTCTTTGTGCATCGCCGCCGCTAACAGATTTGCATACATCTCCTTCAAATGTTCTTCTTCATATGCAAAATGCAAATTCATCATAATCGGCCCAGCTATCGACAACTTAGGCGACTGAATATTTGCAGGATCTTCAGCTGTAAACTTCTCTAATACCTTCGAGCATATCCAATCTTTAATACAATCATAACCCCATACTGCACCTTCGAGTGGATCGAATGCTTTGCCAAGCGCATTTGCAACAATGAATAGCTTTTGTCCTGCCAACTGAGTTGTTGGCTTTAACAAATCCCGATAAACCTCTGGTAGTATCTCTTTAACACCAAGTGCTTTTGCAATTTCAATTACCGTTCCTGGGGTCATATCTTCGCCTCCGATTTTGTATATAAAATGACCAAAATCATTATATAAAGGCACGTACATTTACTGAATGTAATTCTTATTTCATCAACAGCACAAATAAAACAAGACGATTTTTCTTTTTCACATTAATACGAATTTTTAGTGTTTTTCCGTATATTCCCTATTTCATAGTCTTTTCCGATTGATAAAGTATCTCATCGCATTTGCGACCAAACCGTGGGCTAAATGCAGCCATGCTACATTTGAAATCTCCACAGCAGCATGTCTGTGATAAATGCTCTATACACTTTCTATCTTATGATTAGGGTAATGCGTAGTTGCTATGCATATATTCTTGAAAGGGAAAAAGATGAACCGTTTGTGTTACCTTGGCTTGATATTAATCGTCAGCTTTATGTCAATCTATTCAACCCCTGTTAACGCCGCTATAGTTCGAACTGGCAGCACCGTCATCAGCGTTAACAACCCACCATTTGATGCTGGAGATTGGAGAACCGTTCGCCTTGGCACCAGCCATCCATCCAATCCTACCTTTGGGGAACTTAGAATCACCGAAGGCAATGATGCAAACGCTGAGAACACATACATTGGCAACAGTACTGGCATCGAAGGCCGACTCTTCGTCGAAGACGCTGGCTCAACTTACTCTTCAACCATACTCGCTGTAGGCGCAAATGCGAACGGCTCATTGACTGTCCAGAACGACGCTACAGTCACCACTGCCAACCTCTGGCTCGGTGTCTATACAAACTCAGAAGCAAACGTCACCGTCACAAGCAACTCAACACTGAACGCAAGCTTGATTTCACAAGGCACCGAAAGTGAAGCAAATATCTATATCAGTGATGGGTCAGAGCTCAACGTCTCATCTGACAACTGGTCAATTGGCAACGGCTTCAAACACACAACAACATCACTCAATCTCTACAACAATGCAACAGTCAATGCAGGCGACATTTCATTCAGCCCATGGACAAATACAACACTAAGCATCGAAACCGAATCCCGCTTAGACATGAACGATCTCGTGCTCTCCGCTCACTCATCCACAACCCTCACAAACAGATCCCATCTCCGAGCAGACAGCATTCTCTATGCTGATCGCCAAGCAGGTGCGACCAGTGGAAGAACTCGCAACATTACATTACGTAACGGATCTTCAATTGGCACCTATGAATTTACGATACGTGGCCAATCAAATATCACCATTGATGATTCACAGTTACTAACCTGGAATTCTGCTTCAAGCATTGCTATCCGGGCTGGTAACAGTGATCTCGACAGTGAACTTAACATCATCAACGGCGGCAGCTTGAATTCCGGAGCATACATCTCTTTATGGGGCCACGAAACATCAACTGGCAGCTACACCGTCCGCGTGCAAGGCAATGATTCTCTTATGAGAGCACGCTACGATATCAGCTTCGGTATTGGTGGAGGAACTAATTTCAATGCTTTCCTCGATGGCGGCACTATCTACGCAGGTGACGACTTACGACTCAGAAACGGCGCAACCTTCACACAAAACGGTGGCTCGGTCCAGGTTGACGACATCTTCATCTACGATGACTCAACCTACAACTTCAACTTCGGCCACATCTACTTACGCAATGTATCTGATCTCTTCAGTAGCCATGTCCTCATCGACAAAATCCTCACCAACAACAGCATCTACGCCAATCAGGAAATCGAGTTCGCAAGCGATCTCAACATCTACACGCCACTAGTCGTACGGGGCGGCACACTCGCTGCTAATCAAATCAATAACACCGCAGCACTCTACTTCCAAACAGGCACCATACGCCAAGGCTCACCACTAACTTCCCAAACAATGCTCGGCATACTCAAAGGCAGTCAACTCAACTCTGGCATGACCTTTGAATCAGGCCAACAAATGGATATCTTCATCAATCACCTCATCGACATGAACGGCGGCACACTCGCAGCACCACAAGGTATCGTCAACAGCGGCATCATCGAAGGCCGTGGCAACCTCAACGGCATCGTCGCAAACCTCAACGTCGCACAAATCCGTGCACTCGACGATGACACACTCCGCGTCAACGGCCAACTCTTCAACGAAGGCCGCATCGAAGTCGTCAACGGCCATCTCGATGCAAGCACCAGCCCCGTCATCAGCTCTGCCAGCGCTGACATCATCATCCGCAACGGCATCTTTCGTGCTAATCATCTCACCAACGATGGCAGTCTCGCTGTAACCTTTGGTACAACCGACATCCACGGCGACATCGTCAACCAAGGTACCGGACGCATCATCATCTCCGGCAACTCCAACGTCACCATCTGGGATGACATTCAGCAGAACTCTAGCATGCACATCGCTGACGGCTCCACACTCGTCGTCTTCGGCTCATACGCAGGTGCTGGAACCACAGGTACAGGTACCGTTTTCCTTGAAGGTGACACACGACCGGGTTTCTCTCCTGGTGAAACAATCATGGGCGGCGATGTAGCGCTTGGTAATAATCATGAACTCACAATCGAGATTGGCGGCACTATCGCTGGCACGGAACATGATGTTTTCGGTTCGCTACAAGAACTGAAACTCAACGGTGACTTGATCGTTGAATGGTATGATGGATTCGCAGCAGACGCAGGCGATGAGTTTGATATACTTGACTGGGACACACTTGTTGGTTCATTTGATAATGTCGATTTGTCAGCAGCAGCATTAGCACCTGAACTTTCATGGGATACATCAAGTCTTTATACAAGTGGCGTGATCAAAGTTGTTCCTGAGCCAACATCATTACTGTTGTTTTCAGTACCAATGTTCGCATTACTTAGAAGACGCTCAGCATGAAATTCGCTTAACAACTAAAAATTGCAAAAGCTGGGATGAAGTATCCCAGCTTTTTTTATACCCATATCGTTATTAGCCATAATTATGCGACAGCCATCTTGCTACTTTTAAATTTTGACTTCCCCAATACAGCGAGGGCAAATGAGAATAGTTTGCGTATCTCATTTTTTTTATGATCTGCACAAAGCGGTGAATTCGTAACAAAGAACCATGTGATATTTGTATTAGAGCATGGCATGTACCGCAAGAACTATTTGAAAGCTCCTACAAACTTTCAATCAATTGAACAACCTGATGGATCTAATCAAGTATGAGAGGGAACGATTATGCTACGCGCTTTAACTTATGGCTTTCTGACGTGTTTAACCACAACCGGCTTTTTGATGAATCATGCTGCGATGGGAGGAATCTCAATTTCCGGACCAACATCAATCAGTGGTTTTAATGACACGCCAATCGAAGACGGTACATGGAATGTCGCTTTACTTGGAACTGCATTCTCTCTTGATGATGCAATTGTATCAGTCACTAATGGGCAAACAGTTACTGCTATATCAACGATCATTGGTTCGAGTATGAATCGTCACGCTTATCTTAATGTGTTCGGCGAAGATTCCGTGTACTCATCAAACTACATCGCTGTTTCTAAAGCACAAAGTGTGCCATTCGAAATAACCCAAGGTTACCTCTATGCCGGCAACGGCGGAACAGTCGCCGCATTCAATTTCGACACCGGCACAGTCAAATATTCAAACGGCCACATCGAGATCGCCAACGATTCTGTCCTAAGTGTGATCAATGACTTCAATGCATCGCATCATTCGTTTAGCGAAACAGATCTCATCGCGAGCACACTTTTTGTTGGCGGCAACATGATCTATGGCCAATCAGATAACGCCGAAGATACACCATCGGCACGACTTTATTTACGTGACAGCGAAGCGACAGTCGAGGGTGAAGTAACATTTCACAACAACTTATTCGCAAACTTTACTCTGCACAACAATTCGAGACTCAATGTCGGATCACAAATGTTTCTCGGCTACAACACAAACCTCAACTTGAGCGACAACTCCGTGATGGTCATCGACGAATCATTAAGACTGGGCGGTTCTATCACTGATTCTGCATCAAATCGAAGCACACGTATTAACAATGGCAGTCATCTGCAAGCATTCAGCTTCCGATCAGCAGATTCAAATCGAATCTTCATCACAGACCAAGGATCCGAACTCAGCACCGCTTCAGAAATCAGTATCTTCCGATTTACCGATGAACGTGTTGACGTCAACATCCTGAATGGCGGCACCATGAGCTCAGGAAGCAGCATCGCATTCTCGGATTATCTAGGAGCAAATGACTTTGACATTACCGTCCACGGTATTGATTCACGAATGCAAGCCAACAGCTACATCTCATTCAACGGCTCCGACTTTTATACAATCGACGTCACACTCGATGCAGGCACCATCACAGCTGGACAACACCTATCCCTAAATACAGCCAACTTCCAACAATACGGTGGCGTGGTCGAAGCATCACGAATATTCATGAATGATTCGGTCTACGCTTTTCATTTCGGTACAATCCGCTTTACCGAAGAACAGGATATATACAACGGCCACGAACTCTCACAGATCATCAGCAAAGCAGGCATCCTACAAGGCCAAAACATCGAACTCACAGGCGAAACCAATATCTACATGCAACTGCCCATCAACGGCGGCTCACTCAAAATCGGCAACCTGCTCACCCCGCAAAACGCCAGCATGCTTAAAGGTCGATTCACACAAACTGAAGAACTCAGCTCCTATGCCATCCTGGCAATGCTAGAAGATCGCACCGTTGAAGCAGGGATGCATTTTGCATCTGAAAGCAACATTGATATTGCAGCAAATACACGAGTAAAAATGACCGGCGGCTCACTGGGCACAACATTTAGAATTGGTGGAAACCCAGAACACCCTCAATTACTTAGTCCATTAGCAGGCATGATTCTTCTTGCTGGTGTTATCGAAGGATCTGGTGAACTAAACGGTGCGACATTGATTACACCAACAGGTGAACTACGGATTCTTGAAGGTGATACGATGCGAGCAATGAATATCAACAACACTGGTGTCATTGATATTGTTGATGGGCATCTCGATGCGCGATTCGGTGTATTGGTCAATAACAACAATGGATTGGTGAGTATTCAAAATAGCAACTTCAGAACTGATCTCATTAAAAATGAAGGTGATATTGCAATCACTTTTGGAACCAGTGCAATACGTGGCGATATCGAAAACAATGGTCGTGTAATCATCTCAGGCAACTCAAACATGACGCTATGGGATGACATCATTAACGACAAAATTTTGCATGTTTCAGATGGCTCCACATTGGTTGTTTATGGATCCTTCTCTGGTAATGGCACAAGTGGAACAGGAACCATCTTCCTTGAAGGCGATACACGTCTTGGCTTCTCCCCTGGCTACACCGTTAACGGAGGCAACACTATCCTTGGGAGCAATCACGAATTAACAATTGAAATTGGCGGCACCCTGCCCGGCTCCGAATACGACGTCTTCGGTTCATTACAGCAGCTCGCACTCGACGGCGACCTCCTCGTTCAATGGTACAACGGCTTCAACGCTTCTCTCGGTGATAGCTTCGATATCCTCGAATGGAATTCGCTTACCGGTACATTCGACAACATTGATCTCGCAGGCGCATCACTTGCTGCAGGACTCCAGTGGGATACATCAGACCTCTACGTCACAGGCACAATCACTGTCATCCCAGAACCCGCAGCGATCACCCTACTTCTCGCCGGCTCATTACTGCTTATCCGAAGATCGAATCATTGATCGATATCGCTCAAGTTAAAATAATAAGGAAGGCATGTACGAGACATGCCTTCCTTTAATGCGCATAAAAAGAAGCTGCTAGCCGTGCCGCTACCGATTACCCCAAGTACATGCATGCCACATGTTCTTGTCAATAACAGATGATACAGAACGTAACAGTACCGAAGCGCTGATTAGATTGTTTTTATGTTCATCACCCACCAACGTCCAAGCTGATAGATAGTGAAGGAGATTCACAACACCGTATTTAGCTTTCCTGACACGATCTTGCTTGACCCATTATAACTGTGTCTCTTCGAACACAACTATAACCGATCCACTCCAGCCGTATGTCATGGCGATCTCATTCGAGTGTGCTCACTTGCAAGTAAACACATCAAAAGGCTTCGCATCATCTGTGGGCCTGGCCGCAGTGATCCGTGTACACGACCCGATGGCATACCGAATCATTTATACACGTTTCCTCGCGGCGAAAACCTTCTTACAGTTTCAGCTACACGTCGATCATTGCCAGTGGGGTTGGCATACCGAATGCATACGCATCCAGCCATGACTTTGGAATCCCACATTATGCATCCGCATTGTTTCACGAATCA contains these protein-coding regions:
- a CDS encoding DUF4393 domain-containing protein, with protein sequence MTPGTVIEIAKALGVKEILPEVYRDLLKPTTQLAGQKLFIVANALGKAFDPLEGAVWGYDCIKDWICSKVLEKFTAEDPANIQSPKLSIAGPIMMNLHFAYEEEHLKEMYANLLAAAMHKERADSVHPSYVHVLQQLSSDEALILNSMTNQFNDGFTIRHKEDGIHQISFGVHFSSICRSIEGVDEKQACTYLDNFIRLRIFQIETVYEKDYLSMDDYNLLSDLPTDTFSELSITEFGSGLIAICI